One region of Hugenholtzia roseola DSM 9546 genomic DNA includes:
- a CDS encoding PLD nuclease N-terminal domain-containing protein, with product MLYADLFLNLLGTLNGATSGIFSLLWAALAIYALYTLWTSAADSTAKVLWSLGIFFFPFIGAILYFVLGRK from the coding sequence ATGTTGTACGCAGACCTCTTCCTCAACCTTTTAGGTACGCTCAATGGCGCAACAAGTGGTATCTTCTCCTTGCTTTGGGCAGCTTTGGCAATTTACGCACTCTACACCCTCTGGACTTCGGCAGCCGACTCCACTGCTAAGGTGCTTTGGTCTTTGGGCATCTTCTTTTTCCCCTTTATCGGTGCGATTTTGTACTTTGTTTTGGGCAGAAAATAG